A part of Corynebacterium lactis RW2-5 genomic DNA contains:
- the pafA gene encoding Pup--protein ligase — translation MSEQQGTAQQALTRRITGIETEFGITLTLNGSRRLGPDEIARYMFRPVIAKYGATNIFTPNAGRLYLDVGSHPEFATAECDSVSQLVAHDRAGEVILDRLAVTAEAALADEGIGGKLYLLKNNVDTVGNSYGCHENYLVGRELGLKSLSKLLLPFLVTRQLICGAGKIFLPYPTSPYHNDPVQYCFSQRADHVWEGVSSATTRSRPIINTRDEPHADSNRFRRLHVIVGDSNMSETTTALKIGSTQLVLEMIEAGVELPDFEVANEIKSIRAVSRDMTGRAEIPLRDGGTATALEIQYAFLTAAKKWLEVREETTDNADKGISGAGTPNAEMARIVELWERTLTAVDSGDWSLIERDIDWAIKYSLIKRYLDRGLTLENPKLAQIDLAYHDIRPGRGIFRALEARGAVSRWITDADIEAAVDRAPQTTRAKLRGDFLAAAHCEAAHAAGLKTVVDWTHLKIAGDNPQSVMLGDPFATDNSEVTEMIATLSEGSQEG, via the coding sequence GTGTCAGAGCAGCAGGGGACAGCACAGCAGGCCCTGACCAGACGTATTACCGGTATTGAGACAGAATTCGGCATCACGCTGACGCTCAACGGTTCGCGCCGGCTCGGGCCCGACGAGATTGCGCGGTACATGTTCCGCCCGGTCATCGCGAAGTACGGGGCAACGAACATCTTTACCCCGAACGCCGGCCGCCTCTACCTGGATGTGGGCAGCCACCCGGAGTTCGCCACCGCTGAGTGCGATAGCGTCTCCCAGCTAGTCGCCCACGACCGCGCGGGCGAGGTCATCCTGGACCGGCTCGCCGTCACCGCCGAGGCCGCGCTTGCCGACGAGGGCATCGGCGGCAAACTGTACCTGCTGAAAAATAACGTGGACACTGTGGGCAATTCCTACGGTTGCCACGAAAACTACCTGGTCGGCCGCGAGTTGGGCCTGAAGTCCCTGTCGAAGCTGCTGCTGCCGTTCCTTGTCACTCGCCAGCTGATTTGTGGTGCGGGCAAGATTTTCCTGCCGTACCCAACCTCGCCGTACCACAACGATCCGGTGCAGTACTGCTTTTCGCAGCGCGCCGATCACGTGTGGGAAGGCGTGTCCAGCGCGACGACGCGGTCGCGCCCGATTATCAATACGCGCGATGAACCACACGCGGACTCCAACCGATTCCGCCGCTTGCACGTGATTGTGGGCGACTCAAATATGAGCGAGACGACCACCGCGCTGAAGATTGGCTCCACGCAGCTGGTGCTCGAGATGATCGAGGCCGGGGTGGAGCTGCCGGACTTCGAGGTCGCCAACGAGATTAAGTCGATCCGTGCGGTCAGCCGCGACATGACCGGGCGCGCCGAGATTCCGCTGAGAGACGGCGGGACCGCCACAGCCCTCGAGATCCAGTACGCATTCCTGACAGCCGCGAAGAAGTGGCTCGAGGTTCGCGAGGAGACCACCGACAACGCCGACAAGGGTATCTCGGGTGCTGGAACCCCGAACGCGGAGATGGCGCGCATTGTCGAGCTGTGGGAGCGCACGCTGACCGCCGTGGACTCCGGCGACTGGAGCCTCATCGAGCGCGACATCGACTGGGCGATTAAGTACTCGCTGATCAAGCGCTACCTTGACCGCGGTCTTACCCTGGAGAACCCGAAGCTGGCCCAGATCGACCTGGCCTACCACGACATTCGTCCGGGACGCGGCATCTTCCGCGCGCTGGAGGCACGTGGTGCGGTATCCCGCTGGATCACCGATGCCGACATCGAAGCCGCCGTGGATCGCGCCCCGCAGACTACTCGCGCAAAGCTGCGCGGTGATTTTCTCGCCGCGGCTCATTGCGAGGCGGCCCACGCAGCGGGCCTTAAGACCGTCGTCGACTGGACACACTTGAAAATCGCCGGCGACAACCCGCAGTCGGTCATGCTGGGTGACCCCTTCGCCACCGACAACTCGGAGGTCACCGAGATGATCGCCACCCTGAGTGAAGGCTCTCAGGAGGGCTAG
- a CDS encoding ubiquitin-like protein Pup has product MAGNTQVFGGGSGGGEGEEFDELSGGGQAQEHVAAADDLLDEIDGLLENNAEEFVRSYVQKGGQ; this is encoded by the coding sequence ATGGCAGGCAACACCCAGGTATTCGGCGGCGGATCCGGCGGCGGAGAAGGCGAGGAATTCGACGAGCTCTCCGGTGGCGGTCAGGCCCAGGAGCACGTCGCGGCAGCCGACGACCTGCTCGACGAGATCGACGGCCTCCTCGAGAACAACGCCGAGGAGTTCGTCCGCTCCTACGTCCAGAAGGGCGGCCAGTAA
- the aspA gene encoding aspartate ammonia-lyase → MSTTRTEIDLLGSMEVPSDAYYGVHTLRAIDNYKISGKTINDVPEFIKGMVMVKKATAIANQRVHTIPGDVAEAIIKACDEILENGRCMDQFPIDVFQGGAGTSVNMNTNEVVANLALEIMGFEKGRYDVINPNDDVNQCQSTNDAYPTGFRMAVHMALIELQKHFDALVEALHAKGDEFNDIITMGRTQLQDAVPMTLGQAFHAFANNLEEEQESLTRASDRLLEINLGATAIGTGVNAPSGYREAVTQALREVSGFNVTSAKDLIEATSDTGAYVSVHASLKRTAMKLSKMCNDLRLLASGPRAGLNEINLPERAAGSSIMPAKVNPVIPEVVNQACFKVFGNDVTLTWAAEAGQLQLNVMEPVIGECIFETISLLQHATDTLKDKCIVDITANPEVCRGYVENSIGIVTYLNPVIGHHEGDVVGKEAARTGRSIREIILERGLMEEDELDKLLSTENLMHPEYRGKRYIAGETRLDEIGEPK, encoded by the coding sequence ATGTCCACTACCCGCACTGAGATTGATTTGCTCGGCTCCATGGAGGTTCCGAGCGACGCCTACTACGGTGTCCACACCCTCCGGGCAATTGACAACTACAAAATCTCCGGAAAGACCATCAACGATGTGCCCGAGTTCATCAAGGGCATGGTCATGGTGAAGAAGGCAACCGCAATCGCCAACCAGCGCGTCCACACCATCCCGGGCGATGTTGCAGAAGCAATCATCAAGGCTTGTGACGAGATTCTGGAAAATGGCCGCTGCATGGACCAGTTCCCAATTGATGTGTTCCAGGGCGGTGCCGGCACTAGCGTCAACATGAACACCAACGAGGTTGTAGCAAACCTCGCCCTGGAAATCATGGGCTTTGAAAAGGGCCGCTACGATGTGATCAACCCGAACGACGATGTCAACCAGTGCCAGTCCACCAACGATGCGTACCCGACCGGCTTCCGCATGGCAGTCCACATGGCGCTGATTGAGCTGCAGAAGCACTTCGACGCCCTCGTCGAGGCTCTCCATGCTAAGGGCGACGAGTTCAACGACATCATCACCATGGGTCGCACGCAGCTCCAGGACGCGGTCCCAATGACCCTGGGCCAGGCATTCCACGCCTTCGCTAACAATCTGGAAGAGGAGCAGGAGTCCCTGACCCGTGCCTCGGATCGCCTGCTGGAAATTAACCTGGGCGCTACGGCAATCGGCACGGGAGTCAATGCGCCTTCCGGCTACCGGGAGGCAGTCACGCAAGCACTGCGCGAGGTCAGTGGGTTCAATGTCACCTCTGCGAAGGACTTAATTGAAGCCACCAGCGATACCGGTGCATACGTCAGCGTTCACGCATCGCTAAAGCGCACCGCGATGAAGCTGTCCAAGATGTGCAACGACCTCCGCCTGCTTGCCTCAGGCCCGCGCGCCGGCCTGAACGAAATCAATCTTCCGGAGCGCGCCGCTGGCTCGTCGATTATGCCGGCTAAGGTCAACCCGGTCATCCCGGAGGTCGTCAACCAGGCTTGCTTCAAGGTTTTCGGCAACGATGTAACCCTGACTTGGGCAGCGGAGGCCGGTCAGCTCCAGCTCAACGTGATGGAGCCAGTCATTGGCGAATGCATCTTCGAGACTATCTCGCTGCTGCAGCACGCCACCGACACGCTGAAGGATAAGTGCATCGTCGATATCACTGCGAACCCCGAGGTCTGCCGTGGGTACGTGGAAAATTCCATTGGCATCGTCACCTACCTCAACCCAGTGATTGGCCACCACGAGGGCGATGTAGTGGGCAAAGAAGCCGCACGCACCGGCCGCTCCATCCGCGAAATCATCCTGGAACGCGGCCTGATGGAGGAAGATGAGCTAGATAAGTTGCTCAGCACCGAAAACCTCATGCACCCGGAGTACCGAGGTAAGCGCTACATCGCTGGCGAGACTCGTTTGGACGAGATTGGCGAGCCAAAGTAA
- a CDS encoding helix-turn-helix transcriptional regulator, which produces MTQSPSGPLQPSPNSPGSTEDSRLIHLLLSLADEPQGRRFEWILGNVAGYMRQKSETAERYLRRDINVLRDLGMSIEESGSGKSRTLRLRHEHWAQTDPGLSDDELAVLFEAANAVFTSDELHAAALTGWSKIASLSRREKVAKPGESMVISDKLELNRAQLATLLGALTPPRTTVEFWYSRQYGVADERRTLEPWRIINIRGRFYLLGYDPERVGARLFRFSRISEVVDTRSGATIPIPKDDLQEMAERMLVRNAETFSAVVRIREGSCRDVVSRSRPLGGGRYELDPLTVDEIVRLGLTNAPDLVVESPKKARDKIVQRLREVIALHKVGDDRRKLGTDESMGGNSDGS; this is translated from the coding sequence GTGACACAATCGCCCAGTGGCCCCCTCCAGCCTTCCCCGAATTCACCGGGGTCGACGGAGGATTCTCGCCTGATCCATCTCCTTCTTTCGCTTGCCGACGAGCCCCAGGGTCGCCGCTTCGAATGGATCCTCGGCAACGTCGCCGGGTACATGCGTCAAAAATCCGAAACAGCCGAGCGTTACCTGCGCCGCGACATAAATGTGCTTCGCGACCTGGGGATGAGCATCGAGGAGTCCGGAAGTGGAAAATCCCGTACCTTGAGGTTGCGACACGAGCACTGGGCCCAGACTGACCCTGGACTCTCCGACGATGAGTTGGCAGTGCTGTTCGAGGCCGCAAATGCGGTATTCACTAGCGACGAATTGCACGCCGCCGCATTGACCGGGTGGAGTAAAATTGCGTCGTTAAGCAGGCGAGAGAAGGTGGCCAAGCCCGGCGAGTCGATGGTGATATCCGATAAGCTGGAGCTCAATCGCGCGCAGCTGGCAACGCTCCTCGGAGCCCTGACCCCGCCCCGGACTACCGTCGAGTTTTGGTACTCGCGCCAATATGGTGTGGCGGACGAGCGCAGGACGCTTGAACCTTGGAGAATCATCAACATTCGGGGACGCTTCTACCTGCTGGGGTACGACCCGGAGCGAGTAGGGGCGAGGCTGTTCAGATTTAGCCGCATCAGCGAGGTGGTCGACACCCGCTCTGGCGCCACCATCCCGATTCCAAAGGACGATCTGCAGGAGATGGCGGAGAGGATGCTCGTCCGCAACGCGGAAACTTTCTCCGCTGTGGTGCGGATTCGCGAGGGTTCCTGCCGCGATGTGGTTTCCCGCTCCCGCCCGCTGGGAGGTGGCAGATACGAACTCGACCCCCTGACAGTCGACGAGATTGTGCGACTGGGGCTGACCAATGCGCCTGATCTTGTCGTCGAGTCCCCGAAGAAGGCGCGAGACAAGATTGTCCAGCGGCTTCGCGAAGTGATTGCCCTGCACAAAGTCGGCGACGATCGCCGGAAATTGGGCACCGACGAGTCGATGGGCGGTAATAGCGATGGCTCCTAA
- the dop gene encoding depupylase/deamidase Dop: MSNANSQVSQQGPQQGLQQGSKRYFGTEVEYGISCPDDPNVSPILTSTQAVIAFAHAQEESLSGRIRWDYAPESPLRDSRGFDLRRYHQAPVIDPNAVGAANLLVQNGARFYVDHAHPEYSAPETSSALEAVIADRAGDEIMLRAVQLAAAATDDEGNPGPNLKIYRNNVDGKGASYGTHENYLFSRDTEFDDIVAGLTPFFVTRQVFTGAGRVGLGQKGQTPGFQISQRADYIETEVSLETTLNRGIINTRDEPHASEAFRRLHVIIGDANMSEVATFLKIGTTGLVLDAIEDGVRFDDLKLRNPVEAVHQVSRDLTCTEKLQLDDHVTWMSAVEIQYEYLRRVEGYDADGAVVKRWREVLDLLSDDPRKAGHLLDWVAKFNLMEGLRARMGAGWDHPKLALIDIQYSDIDPARGLYHALVRRGSMERLTTDDQIAHAVEFAPESTRAYLRGGIIRRFGKDVIAGSWTSLIVDVSGVYRETRDVEAPGVELVRITLDEVDRLTRDECGEVLESAGTIVEVVEHLRGLGAVGQ; encoded by the coding sequence ATGTCTAACGCTAATTCGCAAGTCTCACAGCAAGGCCCACAACAGGGACTACAGCAGGGGTCCAAACGCTACTTCGGCACCGAGGTCGAATACGGAATCTCCTGCCCGGACGACCCGAACGTCAGCCCAATTCTGACTTCGACGCAGGCGGTCATCGCCTTCGCCCACGCGCAGGAGGAGAGCCTATCGGGCCGCATCCGCTGGGACTACGCCCCCGAGTCACCACTGCGCGATAGCCGCGGGTTCGATTTGCGCCGTTACCACCAGGCCCCCGTAATCGACCCGAACGCAGTGGGCGCCGCGAACTTGCTGGTCCAAAACGGCGCGCGTTTCTACGTCGACCACGCGCACCCGGAGTACTCGGCACCGGAGACGTCGTCGGCACTGGAGGCGGTCATCGCCGACCGCGCCGGTGACGAAATCATGCTGCGGGCGGTCCAGCTCGCCGCAGCCGCCACCGACGACGAAGGTAACCCGGGCCCAAACCTAAAAATCTACCGCAATAACGTCGACGGCAAGGGCGCCTCCTACGGCACCCACGAGAACTACCTATTCTCCCGCGACACCGAATTCGACGATATCGTCGCGGGTCTCACACCGTTCTTCGTGACCCGCCAGGTATTCACCGGTGCCGGTCGCGTCGGACTGGGGCAGAAGGGGCAGACTCCGGGATTCCAGATTTCCCAGCGCGCCGACTACATCGAAACAGAAGTCTCCCTGGAGACCACGCTCAACCGCGGCATCATTAACACCCGCGACGAGCCGCACGCCTCCGAGGCTTTCCGACGCCTCCACGTCATCATCGGTGATGCGAACATGAGTGAGGTCGCCACCTTCCTCAAGATTGGCACCACGGGCCTAGTGCTCGACGCCATCGAGGACGGCGTACGTTTTGACGACCTGAAACTGCGCAACCCGGTCGAGGCGGTCCACCAGGTCTCCCGTGATTTGACCTGCACCGAGAAACTGCAGCTGGATGACCATGTCACCTGGATGTCCGCCGTCGAGATCCAGTACGAGTACTTGCGCCGGGTCGAGGGCTACGACGCCGATGGTGCCGTCGTCAAGCGCTGGCGAGAAGTCCTCGACCTGCTTTCCGACGATCCCCGCAAGGCCGGCCACCTGCTGGATTGGGTGGCAAAGTTCAACCTCATGGAGGGGCTGCGGGCGCGGATGGGCGCCGGTTGGGACCACCCGAAGCTAGCGCTGATTGATATCCAGTACTCGGACATCGATCCGGCGCGCGGGCTCTACCACGCGCTGGTACGCCGCGGCTCGATGGAGCGGTTGACCACTGACGACCAGATTGCACATGCGGTGGAATTCGCGCCTGAGTCGACGCGGGCTTATTTGCGGGGCGGGATTATCAGGCGCTTCGGCAAAGACGTCATCGCGGGTAGCTGGACGAGCCTCATCGTGGACGTCTCCGGGGTCTACCGAGAAACCCGCGACGTGGAGGCACCCGGCGTTGAGCTGGTGCGCATCACTTTAGACGAGGTCGACCGCCTCACGCGCGACGAGTGCGGCGAGGTTTTGGAGTCTGCGGGAACCATCGTCGAGGTCGTCGAGCACCTGCGCGGGCTCGGCGCGGTCGGTCAGTAG
- a CDS encoding tRNA (adenine-N1)-methyltransferase produces MALSGPFQVGDRVQLTDSKNRHFTVILEEGGKFFTHRGEILHDDLIGAHEGTTVTSGQGTVYLAQRHLLVDYILSMPRGAAVIYPKDAAQIIVEGDIFPGARVLEAGAGSGALSLNLLRAIGPDGKLISYEVREDHIEHAERNVIDFMGAKPDNWDLRLGDLNEATEESLGGPVDRVILDMLAPWECLDTVSKVLQPGGVLMVYVATVPQLMKVMEGIREQKCYTEPRAWESLVRDWNVKDLSVRPAHRMQAHTAFLVWARRLADGTVPPRPQRRNQKKL; encoded by the coding sequence ATGGCACTGAGCGGACCATTCCAGGTCGGCGACCGAGTCCAGTTGACCGACTCGAAGAACCGCCACTTCACCGTCATCCTCGAGGAGGGAGGCAAGTTCTTCACCCACCGCGGTGAAATCCTTCACGACGACCTGATCGGCGCACACGAGGGCACTACGGTCACGTCAGGCCAGGGCACGGTCTACCTCGCCCAGCGCCACCTGCTGGTCGATTACATCCTTTCCATGCCCCGTGGCGCGGCCGTGATTTATCCGAAGGACGCGGCCCAGATCATCGTCGAGGGGGATATCTTCCCGGGCGCCCGCGTCCTGGAGGCCGGTGCTGGCTCCGGTGCGCTCAGCCTGAACCTGCTGCGCGCGATCGGGCCCGACGGCAAGCTCATTTCCTACGAGGTCCGCGAGGACCATATCGAGCACGCCGAGCGCAACGTCATCGACTTCATGGGTGCTAAGCCGGACAATTGGGACCTGCGCCTGGGCGATCTCAACGAGGCCACCGAGGAGTCGCTGGGCGGCCCGGTCGACCGCGTCATCCTGGATATGCTCGCCCCCTGGGAGTGCTTGGATACCGTGTCGAAGGTCCTTCAACCCGGCGGCGTCCTCATGGTCTATGTCGCCACCGTCCCGCAGCTAATGAAGGTCATGGAGGGCATCCGCGAGCAGAAGTGCTACACCGAGCCGCGCGCCTGGGAGTCCCTCGTCCGCGACTGGAACGTCAAGGACCTCTCGGTCCGCCCGGCTCACCGCATGCAGGCTCATACGGCCTTCCTCGTGTGGGCCCGCAGGCTTGCCGACGGCACTGTGCCCCCTCGTCCACAGCGCCGTAACCAGAAAAAGCTCTAG
- a CDS encoding anaerobic C4-dicarboxylate transporter, translated as MLVAAQILIVLGAIVLGARLGSIAIGFAGGLGVLLLGMTGIPVTREDIPFDVIGIIMAVIAAIAAMQKAGGMDYLVHVAERLLRRNPRHITYWAPIVTYLMTLLAGTGHTAFSTLPVIAEVAKEGGVRPSRPLSIAVASSQMAITASPISAAVVLMASLLEPKGVGYLTLLAVVIPSTFLAILPTAFLTNYLGKELADDEVYQERLAKGLVAKPSGKLSEYTPTKSSKWSVGIFLFSILSVMVYATISTEQVGLISDPTIPRNEAIMAIMLTAATAIVLVCKLDAAAILNTPVFKSGMSASVCVLGVAWLGTTIINHYIDQIKSASGDLLSQMPWMLAVVLFFAAALLYSQAATTKAIMPAALAVGVAPLTAVASFTAVSALFVLPTYPTLLAAVEMDDTGTTRIGKYVFNHSFIIPGTLCIALAVVFGFAFGAVLL; from the coding sequence ATGCTTGTTGCTGCCCAAATCTTAATCGTTCTAGGAGCGATTGTTCTAGGTGCGCGCCTCGGTTCAATCGCCATCGGATTCGCCGGTGGCCTGGGCGTACTTTTGCTCGGCATGACCGGTATACCGGTCACCCGAGAGGACATACCCTTCGATGTCATCGGAATCATCATGGCGGTAATCGCCGCCATCGCCGCGATGCAGAAGGCCGGTGGCATGGACTATCTCGTCCACGTCGCCGAGCGGCTGCTGCGCCGCAATCCTCGACACATCACGTACTGGGCTCCGATTGTCACCTACCTGATGACGCTTCTAGCCGGCACCGGTCACACCGCCTTCTCCACGCTGCCCGTCATTGCCGAGGTAGCGAAGGAAGGCGGGGTGCGACCTTCCCGGCCGTTGTCTATTGCAGTCGCGTCTTCACAGATGGCAATTACGGCTTCGCCTATTTCGGCTGCCGTCGTCCTCATGGCTTCTCTGCTAGAGCCCAAAGGCGTGGGCTATCTAACGCTTTTGGCCGTCGTTATCCCTTCGACCTTCCTAGCAATTTTGCCCACTGCATTCCTCACGAATTACCTCGGCAAGGAACTTGCCGACGACGAGGTGTACCAGGAACGCCTGGCCAAGGGACTCGTCGCAAAGCCCAGTGGCAAGCTGAGCGAGTACACACCGACCAAATCGAGCAAATGGTCGGTCGGCATTTTCCTGTTCTCGATTCTGTCAGTGATGGTCTATGCGACTATCAGCACCGAGCAGGTCGGGCTTATCAGCGATCCGACTATTCCTCGCAACGAGGCGATCATGGCAATTATGCTGACCGCCGCAACCGCAATAGTGCTGGTATGCAAGCTCGACGCCGCAGCGATCTTGAACACTCCGGTGTTTAAATCCGGCATGTCGGCAAGCGTCTGTGTGCTCGGCGTGGCGTGGCTGGGAACCACGATTATCAACCACTACATCGACCAGATTAAGTCCGCATCCGGTGACCTACTGAGCCAAATGCCGTGGATGCTCGCGGTCGTGCTTTTCTTCGCTGCAGCGCTTCTGTACTCGCAGGCAGCGACTACAAAGGCGATCATGCCCGCGGCACTGGCCGTCGGTGTGGCACCGCTGACGGCAGTCGCATCTTTTACTGCGGTTTCAGCGTTGTTCGTACTGCCGACTTACCCGACTTTGCTCGCGGCCGTCGAGATGGATGACACCGGCACCACGAGGATTGGCAAGTACGTGTTCAACCACTCGTTCATCATCCCGGGAACACTATGTATCGCGCTTGCCGTCGTGTTTGGTTTCGCGTTCGGAGCTGTCCTGCTGTAA
- the arc gene encoding proteasome ATPase, whose translation MTTPADKIRDLEQKNYNLGIRNNRLVELLRDSRNKLELLREDMEQMLQPPSTYGIFLEAGPEQGTAEVFTGNRRMRLRVQPEIDVHQLAPGAQVRLNEGSIIVEDCGYPVSGDLANVREVLPDKKRVLASDTHGEEFVVSLAGSLAPKPGDSVMIDRKSGYAFEVIPKSEVENLVLEEVPDVTYTDIGGLDSQIEQIHDAVEMPFLQPELFEQYDLRPPKGVLLYGPPGNGKTLIAKAVANSLARKIALNRGKSEAEASRAQSYFLNVKGPELLNKFVGETERQIRLIFDRARDIAEEGKPVIVFFDEMDSIFRTRGSGISSDMENTVVPQLLSELDGVEGLENVIVIGATNREEMIDPAILRPGRLDVKIRIERPNEAAAKDIFGKYLTSALPYHAAEVDKCGGVEATVSHLIDSVVERMYQASPENEYVRVHYVDGTVETMYYRDFNSGAMISNIVDRAKKAAIKSVIAGGEGGIREEHLLAAVAEEFAQNEDLPNTSNPDEWARISGRPTSRVISVEVVRHV comes from the coding sequence ATGACAACACCCGCCGACAAGATCCGCGACCTGGAGCAAAAGAACTACAACCTGGGCATTAGAAATAATCGCTTGGTTGAGCTGCTGCGCGATTCCCGCAACAAGCTGGAGCTGCTGCGGGAGGACATGGAGCAGATGCTTCAGCCGCCCAGTACGTACGGCATTTTCCTCGAGGCGGGTCCAGAGCAGGGCACCGCGGAGGTGTTTACCGGCAATCGTCGGATGCGACTGAGGGTGCAGCCTGAGATTGACGTGCATCAACTGGCGCCCGGCGCGCAAGTGCGTCTGAATGAGGGCTCAATCATTGTGGAAGATTGCGGCTATCCGGTCAGCGGTGACCTGGCGAATGTACGCGAGGTGCTGCCGGATAAGAAGCGCGTGCTGGCCTCGGATACCCACGGCGAGGAGTTCGTGGTGTCGCTGGCGGGCTCACTGGCGCCGAAGCCGGGTGACTCTGTGATGATTGACCGCAAGTCGGGCTATGCGTTCGAGGTGATTCCAAAGTCCGAGGTGGAGAACCTGGTTCTGGAAGAGGTACCGGATGTCACCTACACGGACATTGGTGGCCTGGATAGCCAGATTGAACAGATTCACGACGCAGTGGAAATGCCCTTCCTGCAGCCGGAGCTGTTCGAACAGTACGACCTGCGCCCGCCGAAGGGCGTGCTCCTCTATGGTCCTCCCGGCAATGGTAAGACGCTGATTGCGAAGGCAGTGGCGAATTCGCTGGCCCGCAAGATTGCGCTGAACCGGGGCAAATCGGAAGCAGAAGCCTCGCGGGCACAGTCGTACTTCTTGAATGTCAAGGGCCCGGAGTTGCTGAATAAGTTCGTGGGCGAGACGGAGCGGCAGATTCGCCTGATTTTCGACCGCGCCCGCGACATTGCGGAGGAGGGCAAGCCGGTCATCGTATTCTTCGACGAGATGGACTCGATTTTCCGCACCCGTGGCTCGGGCATTAGCTCGGATATGGAAAACACCGTGGTCCCGCAGCTGCTCAGCGAGCTCGACGGCGTGGAGGGGCTGGAGAACGTCATCGTCATTGGTGCTACCAACCGCGAGGAGATGATTGACCCCGCGATTTTGCGCCCGGGCCGCCTGGATGTGAAGATCCGCATCGAGCGACCGAACGAGGCCGCGGCGAAGGATATCTTCGGCAAGTACCTGACGTCGGCGCTGCCGTACCACGCGGCCGAGGTCGACAAGTGCGGCGGGGTAGAGGCCACTGTGTCCCACCTGATCGACAGCGTTGTGGAGCGGATGTACCAGGCAAGCCCGGAAAACGAGTACGTGCGCGTACACTACGTCGACGGCACCGTGGAGACGATGTACTACCGTGATTTCAACTCGGGCGCGATGATTTCCAACATCGTCGACCGTGCGAAGAAGGCCGCGATTAAGTCCGTCATCGCTGGCGGCGAAGGCGGTATCCGCGAGGAGCACCTGCTCGCCGCGGTCGCCGAGGAGTTCGCGCAGAACGAGGATCTGCCGAACACTTCCAACCCGGATGAGTGGGCGCGCATTTCCGGTCGCCCGACCTCGCGCGTTATCTCCGTGGAGGTGGTCCGCCATGTCTAA
- a CDS encoding RecB family exonuclease, protein MPDNSQSAKSDQNTGSQADTQPAKKPSKLALSPSRANDYRQCPLKYRFRAIDKIPEPSTVAQVKGTLVHAVLEEMYSWPREQRTYPAAVKRLKPTWAVMCAEDDQMFDLVPEDDLYDFLVECRGLLKGYFMMENPAGFDAAEMEKFVQLVLDRTKDSSLPVSVPMRGFIDRVDIAPTGEVRIVDYKTGKKPSPRFRDEALFQMRFYALVWWRLTGKIPEQLRLMYLKVADDLVLSPSAAELESFQAEIAGLWQQIVRDGEHGDFVPKKSKLCGWCSFQELCPAYGGTTPEYPGWPGAVGD, encoded by the coding sequence ATGCCCGACAATTCCCAATCCGCTAAGTCAGACCAGAATACGGGGAGCCAGGCCGACACTCAGCCAGCGAAAAAACCCTCGAAGCTGGCCCTGTCTCCCTCTCGCGCGAACGACTACCGGCAGTGCCCGCTGAAATACCGATTCCGGGCAATCGACAAGATCCCGGAGCCGTCGACGGTCGCGCAGGTCAAGGGAACCCTGGTGCATGCGGTGCTGGAAGAGATGTATTCGTGGCCACGCGAGCAGCGCACCTACCCCGCGGCCGTGAAACGGCTGAAGCCGACCTGGGCTGTAATGTGCGCGGAGGACGACCAGATGTTTGACCTGGTGCCTGAGGACGACCTCTACGATTTCCTGGTGGAGTGCCGAGGTCTGCTCAAGGGCTACTTCATGATGGAAAATCCGGCCGGCTTCGATGCCGCCGAAATGGAAAAGTTCGTGCAGCTGGTGCTGGACCGGACGAAGGATTCCTCGCTGCCAGTATCGGTTCCGATGCGTGGCTTTATTGACCGCGTGGATATCGCCCCCACCGGTGAGGTTCGCATTGTCGACTACAAGACCGGCAAGAAGCCATCCCCGCGCTTCAGGGATGAAGCGCTGTTCCAGATGCGTTTCTATGCGTTGGTGTGGTGGCGTCTAACGGGCAAGATTCCCGAGCAACTGCGGCTGATGTATTTGAAGGTCGCTGATGACCTGGTGCTGAGCCCTTCTGCGGCGGAGCTGGAGAGCTTCCAGGCAGAGATCGCGGGGTTGTGGCAGCAAATCGTTCGCGATGGCGAGCACGGCGACTTCGTTCCGAAGAAGTCCAAACTCTGCGGTTGGTGCTCCTTCCAGGAGCTTTGCCCTGCTTATGGTGGAACGACTCCCGAGTATCCGGGCTGGCCGGGAGCTGTCGGAGATTAG